The proteins below come from a single Miscanthus floridulus cultivar M001 chromosome 1, ASM1932011v1, whole genome shotgun sequence genomic window:
- the LOC136485104 gene encoding uncharacterized protein, with protein MAARRLLLLLAVVAASLLAADARPCHTFLVAFPADPNPNPNPSRGDGAVHHHLGIPRVATVITVFRVRRLGPHVPHGHRSHHHLHSIPANVQIHRPDLPHPAAAAAAGPQERARGILVVVVGLLFGVACGALTAASVYLVWSMVAGAAAASPYDELYDDEDEASDTESPKKVGYVIIQELEVHEGGKN; from the coding sequence atggccgcccgccgcctcctcctgctcctcgccgTTGTCGCCGCGTCCCTCCTCGCTGCCGACGCGCGGCCGTGCCACACCTTCCTCGTCGCCTTCCCCGCCGATCCCAACCCCAACCCCAACCCCAGCAGAGGCGACGGCGCCGTCCACCACCACCTCGGCATCCCCCGCGTCGCCACGGTCATCACCGTCTTCCGCGTCCGCCGCCTCGGTCCGCACGTTCCCCACGGCCACcgcagccaccaccacctccactccATCCCGGCCAACGTCCAGATCCACCGCCCCGATCTCCCGCaccccgccgcggccgcggccgccgggcCCCAGGAGCGCGCCAGGGGCATCCTCGTGGTCGTCGTCGGGCTCCTCTTCGGCGTCGCCTGCGGCGCGCTCACTGCTGCCTCCGTGTACCTCGTCTGGTCCATGGTCGCCGGAGCCGCCGCGGCCTCCCCGTACGACGAGCTCTatgacgacgaggacgaggcgtcTGACACCGAGAGCCCCAAGAAAGTCGGCTACGTCATCATCCAGGAGCTCGAGGTCCATGAAGGCGGTAAGAACTAG